A window of Thunnus thynnus chromosome 17, fThuThy2.1, whole genome shotgun sequence contains these coding sequences:
- the rhbdf1a gene encoding inactive rhomboid protein 1 isoform X2 → MAEPRRESTSSLQRKKPPWLRLDIPTAQMSLDEPPTFVQPVKRQGFLRSISMPVETSHLQSPPRDFFDTRRPVLQRQSSITQTIKRRVHFERINTVPIKGQRAARRSTRKHHSLSRTLLRGTADWFGVSKDGDATQKWQRKSLRHCSLRYGKLKPQVIREMDLPSQDNISLTSTETPPPLYVPSSQHGMQKIVDPLARGRAFRMVEEVDGYSVPQTPITPGAASLCSFTSSRSGLNRLPRRRKRESVAKMSFRAAAALVKGRSLRDSTLRRAQRRSFTPASFMEEDMVDFPDELDTSFFARDILMQEELSTFADEVFESPSEAAMKEAEPSSKKDETELTGSALDKTELERSHLMLPLERGWRKAKEGTPGPPKVPLRQEVVSVNGQRRGQRIVVPVKKLFAREKRPYGLGMVGKLTNRTYRKRIDSYVKRQIEDMDDHRPFFTYWITFVHLLITILAVCIYGIAPVGFSQHETVDSVLRNKGVYENVKFVQQENFWIGPSSEALIHLGAKYSPCMRQDKQVHDLIREKRAIERNSACCVRNDRSGCVQTSEEECSSTLAVWVKWPRHSSTPQLNGKDRQHGSVCHQDPRICLEPASVSPHEWPDDITKWPICTRYNTGNHTNLPHIDCTITGRPCCIGTKGRCEITSREYCDFMMGYFHEEATLCSQVHCMDDVCGLLPFLNPEIPDQFYRLWLSLFLHAGILHCLVSVAFQMTILRDLEKLAGWLRISIIYIISGITGNLASAIFLPYRAEVGPAGSQFGILACLFVELFQSWQILAQPWRAFTKLLCVVLFLFAFGLLPWIDNFAHICGFISGFFLSFAFLPYISFGRMDLYRKRCQIIVFLLVFVGLFSGLVVLFYVYPIKCEWCELLTCIPFTDKFCEKYDLNAHLH, encoded by the exons TTTGTTCAG CCGGTGAAGAGGCAGGGGTTCCTGCGCAGTATCAGCATGCCAGTGGAGACCTCTCACCTCCAGTCCCCGCCACGCGATTTCTTTGACACCCGACGGCCTGTCTTACAACGTCAGTCATCCATCACTCAGACCATAAAGAG GAGGGTGCACTTTGAGCGGATTAACACGGTGCCCATTAAGGGCCAGCGAGCTGCTCGCCGCAGCACCAGGAAACACCACTCGCTGTCCAGAACCCTGCTCAG GGGCACAGCGGACTGGTTTGGGGTCAGTAAGGACGGTGATGCCACACAGAAATGGCAGAGGAAGAGCCTGCGACACTGCAGCCTGCGCTATGGAAAGCTGAAACCACAGGTCATCCGGGAGATGGATCTGCCCAGCCAGGACAACATCTCCTTAACCAGCACGGAGACCCCTCCTCCTCTATATGTCCCCTCCTCACAGCATGGCATGCAAAAG ATTGTGGACCCACTGGCACGAGGACGAGCCTTTCGTATGGTCGAGGAGGTGGACGGCTACAGTGTGCCTCAGACCCCCATCACCCCTGGAGCCGCCTCGCTTTGCTCCTTCACCAGCTCCCGCTCAGGTCTCAACCGACTGCCTCGCCGACGCAAGAGGGAATCTGTGGCAAAGATGAGCTTCAGGGCTGCAGCAGCTCTAGTCAAG GGGCGCTCATTACGGGACAGCACACTAAGACGGGCCCAAAGACGAAGCTTCACTCCTGCCAGCTTCATGGAGGAGGATATGGTCGACTTTCCTGATGAACTGGACACATCTTTCTTTGCCAGA GACATTCTCATGCAGGAGGAGTTGTCCACGTTTGCTGACGAGGTTTTTGAGTCACCGTCTGAGGCAGCCATGAAAGAGGCAGAGCCCAGCAGCAAGAAGGATGAGACGGAGCTGACAGGCAGCGCCCTAGATAAAACCGAGCTGGAGAGAAGTCACCTCATGCT ACCTCTGGAGCGAGGGTGGCGTAAAGCCAAAGAAGGAACTCCAGGGCCACCAAAGGTGCCCTTGCGGCAGGAGGTGGTGAGTGTTAACGGACAGCGGCGAGGGCAGCGGATCGTTGTACCTGTCAAGAAGCTTTTTGCCCGGGAAAAGAGGCCTTATGGGTTGGGCATGGTAGGGAAGCTCACTAACCGCACCTACCGCAAGCGCATTGACAGCTACGTCAAGAGGCAGATAGAGGACATGGATGACCATAG GCCTTTTTTTACATACTGGATCACCTTTGTCCACTTGCTCATTACTATCTTGGCTGTATGCATCTATGGCATTGCACCAGTGGGCTTCTCCCAGCATGAGACGGTTGATTCT GTTTTAAGAAACAAAGGTGTGTATGAAAATGTCAAGTTTGTACAGCAGGAGAACTTCTGGATTGGGCCTAGCTCG GAAGCTCTGATCCACTTGGGGGCCAAATACTCTCCATGCATGCGGCAGGACAAGCAAGTGCATGATCTTATCAGGGAAAAGAGAGCTATCGAACGCAACTCTGCCTGCTGTGTGCGGAACGATCGCTCCGGCTGTGTCCAAACCTCAGAGGAGGAATGCTCG agTACTTTAGCTGTGTGGGTGAAGTGGCCGAGGCATTCCAGCACTCCCCAGTTAAATGGTAAAGACAGACAGCACGGCTCAGTGTGCCATCAGGATCCCAG GATATGTCTAGAGCCTGCCTCAGTATCACCTCATGAATggcctgatgacatcaccaagTGGCCA ATTTGTACCAGGTACAACACAGGGAACCACACCAACCTGCCTCATATAGACTGTACCATCACAGGCCGACCCTGCTGCATCGGAACCAAAGGGAG GTGTGAAATCACATCCCGGGAATATTGTGACTTCATGATGGGCTACTTTCATGAGGAAGCTACTCTCTGCTCTCAA GTGCACTGCATGGACGATGTGTGCGGACTGCTGCCTTTCCTCAATCCTGAGATCCCAGATCAGTTTTACAGGCTCTGGCTCTCACTTTTCCTACATGCTGG GATCCTTCACTGCCTGGTGTCGGTGGCTTTCCAGATGACCATCTTGAGGGACTTGGAGAAGCTGGCGGGCTGGCTGCGCATCTCAATCATTTATATCATCAGTGGCATCACTGGCAACTTAGCCTCTGCCATCTTCCTGCCCTACAGAGCAGAG GTGGGGCCAGCCGGCTCTCAGTTTGGGATCCTGGCCTGCTTATTCGTGGAGTTGTTCCAGAGCTGGCAGATCCTGGCTCAGCCCTGGAGGGCCTTCACCAAGCTGCTGTGTGTGGTGCTCTTCCTTTTTGCCTTTGGGCTGTTGCCCTGGATCGACAATTTTGCCCACATTTGTGGCTTCATCTCCGGCTTCTTCCTGTCATTCGCCTTCTTACCCTACATCAGCTTCGGCCGCATGGACCTGTACCGAAAACGCTGTCAGATCATCGTCTTCCTGCTGGTGTTTGTCGGGCTCTTTTCAGGCCTAGTGGTGCTCTTCTATGTCTACCCAATCAAGTGTGAATGGTGCGAGTTACTCACCTGCATCCCCTTCACGGACAAATTCTGCGAGAAGTACGACCTCAACGCTCACCTTCACTGA
- the rhbdf1a gene encoding inactive rhomboid protein 1 isoform X3: MAEPRRESTSSLQRKKPPWLRLDIPTAQMSLDEPPTFVQPVKRQGFLRSISMPVETSHLQSPPRDFFDTRRPVLQRQSSITQTIKRGTADWFGVSKDGDATQKWQRKSLRHCSLRYGKLKPQVIREMDLPSQDNISLTSTETPPPLYVPSSQHGMQKIVDPLARGRAFRMVEEVDGYSVPQTPITPGAASLCSFTSSRSGLNRLPRRRKRESVAKMSFRAAAALVKGRSLRDSTLRRAQRRSFTPASFMEEDMVDFPDELDTSFFARDILMQEELSTFADEVFESPSEAAMKEAEPSSKKDETELTGSALDKTELERSHLMLPLERGWRKAKEGTPGPPKVPLRQEVVSVNGQRRGQRIVVPVKKLFAREKRPYGLGMVGKLTNRTYRKRIDSYVKRQIEDMDDHRPFFTYWITFVHLLITILAVCIYGIAPVGFSQHETVDSVLRNKGVYENVKFVQQENFWIGPSSEALIHLGAKYSPCMRQDKQVHDLIREKRAIERNSACCVRNDRSGCVQTSEEECSSTLAVWVKWPRHSSTPQLNGKDRQHGSVCHQDPRICLEPASVSPHEWPDDITKWPICTRYNTGNHTNLPHIDCTITGRPCCIGTKGRCEITSREYCDFMMGYFHEEATLCSQVHCMDDVCGLLPFLNPEIPDQFYRLWLSLFLHAGILHCLVSVAFQMTILRDLEKLAGWLRISIIYIISGITGNLASAIFLPYRAEVGPAGSQFGILACLFVELFQSWQILAQPWRAFTKLLCVVLFLFAFGLLPWIDNFAHICGFISGFFLSFAFLPYISFGRMDLYRKRCQIIVFLLVFVGLFSGLVVLFYVYPIKCEWCELLTCIPFTDKFCEKYDLNAHLH; the protein is encoded by the exons TTTGTTCAG CCGGTGAAGAGGCAGGGGTTCCTGCGCAGTATCAGCATGCCAGTGGAGACCTCTCACCTCCAGTCCCCGCCACGCGATTTCTTTGACACCCGACGGCCTGTCTTACAACGTCAGTCATCCATCACTCAGACCATAAAGAG GGGCACAGCGGACTGGTTTGGGGTCAGTAAGGACGGTGATGCCACACAGAAATGGCAGAGGAAGAGCCTGCGACACTGCAGCCTGCGCTATGGAAAGCTGAAACCACAGGTCATCCGGGAGATGGATCTGCCCAGCCAGGACAACATCTCCTTAACCAGCACGGAGACCCCTCCTCCTCTATATGTCCCCTCCTCACAGCATGGCATGCAAAAG ATTGTGGACCCACTGGCACGAGGACGAGCCTTTCGTATGGTCGAGGAGGTGGACGGCTACAGTGTGCCTCAGACCCCCATCACCCCTGGAGCCGCCTCGCTTTGCTCCTTCACCAGCTCCCGCTCAGGTCTCAACCGACTGCCTCGCCGACGCAAGAGGGAATCTGTGGCAAAGATGAGCTTCAGGGCTGCAGCAGCTCTAGTCAAG GGGCGCTCATTACGGGACAGCACACTAAGACGGGCCCAAAGACGAAGCTTCACTCCTGCCAGCTTCATGGAGGAGGATATGGTCGACTTTCCTGATGAACTGGACACATCTTTCTTTGCCAGA GACATTCTCATGCAGGAGGAGTTGTCCACGTTTGCTGACGAGGTTTTTGAGTCACCGTCTGAGGCAGCCATGAAAGAGGCAGAGCCCAGCAGCAAGAAGGATGAGACGGAGCTGACAGGCAGCGCCCTAGATAAAACCGAGCTGGAGAGAAGTCACCTCATGCT ACCTCTGGAGCGAGGGTGGCGTAAAGCCAAAGAAGGAACTCCAGGGCCACCAAAGGTGCCCTTGCGGCAGGAGGTGGTGAGTGTTAACGGACAGCGGCGAGGGCAGCGGATCGTTGTACCTGTCAAGAAGCTTTTTGCCCGGGAAAAGAGGCCTTATGGGTTGGGCATGGTAGGGAAGCTCACTAACCGCACCTACCGCAAGCGCATTGACAGCTACGTCAAGAGGCAGATAGAGGACATGGATGACCATAG GCCTTTTTTTACATACTGGATCACCTTTGTCCACTTGCTCATTACTATCTTGGCTGTATGCATCTATGGCATTGCACCAGTGGGCTTCTCCCAGCATGAGACGGTTGATTCT GTTTTAAGAAACAAAGGTGTGTATGAAAATGTCAAGTTTGTACAGCAGGAGAACTTCTGGATTGGGCCTAGCTCG GAAGCTCTGATCCACTTGGGGGCCAAATACTCTCCATGCATGCGGCAGGACAAGCAAGTGCATGATCTTATCAGGGAAAAGAGAGCTATCGAACGCAACTCTGCCTGCTGTGTGCGGAACGATCGCTCCGGCTGTGTCCAAACCTCAGAGGAGGAATGCTCG agTACTTTAGCTGTGTGGGTGAAGTGGCCGAGGCATTCCAGCACTCCCCAGTTAAATGGTAAAGACAGACAGCACGGCTCAGTGTGCCATCAGGATCCCAG GATATGTCTAGAGCCTGCCTCAGTATCACCTCATGAATggcctgatgacatcaccaagTGGCCA ATTTGTACCAGGTACAACACAGGGAACCACACCAACCTGCCTCATATAGACTGTACCATCACAGGCCGACCCTGCTGCATCGGAACCAAAGGGAG GTGTGAAATCACATCCCGGGAATATTGTGACTTCATGATGGGCTACTTTCATGAGGAAGCTACTCTCTGCTCTCAA GTGCACTGCATGGACGATGTGTGCGGACTGCTGCCTTTCCTCAATCCTGAGATCCCAGATCAGTTTTACAGGCTCTGGCTCTCACTTTTCCTACATGCTGG GATCCTTCACTGCCTGGTGTCGGTGGCTTTCCAGATGACCATCTTGAGGGACTTGGAGAAGCTGGCGGGCTGGCTGCGCATCTCAATCATTTATATCATCAGTGGCATCACTGGCAACTTAGCCTCTGCCATCTTCCTGCCCTACAGAGCAGAG GTGGGGCCAGCCGGCTCTCAGTTTGGGATCCTGGCCTGCTTATTCGTGGAGTTGTTCCAGAGCTGGCAGATCCTGGCTCAGCCCTGGAGGGCCTTCACCAAGCTGCTGTGTGTGGTGCTCTTCCTTTTTGCCTTTGGGCTGTTGCCCTGGATCGACAATTTTGCCCACATTTGTGGCTTCATCTCCGGCTTCTTCCTGTCATTCGCCTTCTTACCCTACATCAGCTTCGGCCGCATGGACCTGTACCGAAAACGCTGTCAGATCATCGTCTTCCTGCTGGTGTTTGTCGGGCTCTTTTCAGGCCTAGTGGTGCTCTTCTATGTCTACCCAATCAAGTGTGAATGGTGCGAGTTACTCACCTGCATCCCCTTCACGGACAAATTCTGCGAGAAGTACGACCTCAACGCTCACCTTCACTGA
- the rhbdf1a gene encoding inactive rhomboid protein 1 isoform X4: MAEPRRESTSSLQRKKPPWLRLDIPTAQMSLDEPPTFVQPVKRQGFLRSISMPVETSHLQSPPRDFFDTRRPVLQRQSSITQTIKSRRVHFERINTVPIKGQRAARRSTRKHHSLSRTLLRGTADWFGVSKDGDATQKWQRKSLRHCSLRYGKLKPQVIREMDLPSQDNISLTSTETPPPLYVPSSQHGMQKIVDPLARGRAFRMVEEVDGYSVPQTPITPGAASLCSFTSSRSGLNRLPRRRKRESVAKMSFRAAAALVKGRSLRDSTLRRAQRRSFTPASFMEEDMVDFPDELDTSFFARDILMQEELSTFADEVFESPSEAAMKEAEPSSKKDETELTGSALDKTELERSHLMLPLERGWRKAKEGTPGPPKVPLRQEVVSVNGQRRGQRIVVPVKKLFAREKRPYGLGMVGKLTNRTYRKRIDSYVKRQIEDMDDHRPFFTYWITFVHLLITILAVCIYGIAPVGFSQHETVDSVLRNKGVYENVKFVQQENFWIGPSSEALIHLGAKYSPCMRQDKQVHDLIREKRAIERNSACCVRNDRSGCVQTSEEECSSTLAVWVKWPRHSSTPQLNGKDRQHGSVCHQDPRICLEPASVSPHEWPDDITKWPICTRYNTGNHTNLPHIDCTITGRPCCIGTKGRCEITSREYCDFMMGYFHEEATLCSQVHCMDDVCGLLPFLNPEIPDQFYRLWLSLFLHAGQTPSPTAVLWCSSDLSVKSARRADLTVKRSGLHLNDVCYPSPG, encoded by the exons TTTGTTCAG CCGGTGAAGAGGCAGGGGTTCCTGCGCAGTATCAGCATGCCAGTGGAGACCTCTCACCTCCAGTCCCCGCCACGCGATTTCTTTGACACCCGACGGCCTGTCTTACAACGTCAGTCATCCATCACTCAGACCATAAAGAG CAGGAGGGTGCACTTTGAGCGGATTAACACGGTGCCCATTAAGGGCCAGCGAGCTGCTCGCCGCAGCACCAGGAAACACCACTCGCTGTCCAGAACCCTGCTCAG GGGCACAGCGGACTGGTTTGGGGTCAGTAAGGACGGTGATGCCACACAGAAATGGCAGAGGAAGAGCCTGCGACACTGCAGCCTGCGCTATGGAAAGCTGAAACCACAGGTCATCCGGGAGATGGATCTGCCCAGCCAGGACAACATCTCCTTAACCAGCACGGAGACCCCTCCTCCTCTATATGTCCCCTCCTCACAGCATGGCATGCAAAAG ATTGTGGACCCACTGGCACGAGGACGAGCCTTTCGTATGGTCGAGGAGGTGGACGGCTACAGTGTGCCTCAGACCCCCATCACCCCTGGAGCCGCCTCGCTTTGCTCCTTCACCAGCTCCCGCTCAGGTCTCAACCGACTGCCTCGCCGACGCAAGAGGGAATCTGTGGCAAAGATGAGCTTCAGGGCTGCAGCAGCTCTAGTCAAG GGGCGCTCATTACGGGACAGCACACTAAGACGGGCCCAAAGACGAAGCTTCACTCCTGCCAGCTTCATGGAGGAGGATATGGTCGACTTTCCTGATGAACTGGACACATCTTTCTTTGCCAGA GACATTCTCATGCAGGAGGAGTTGTCCACGTTTGCTGACGAGGTTTTTGAGTCACCGTCTGAGGCAGCCATGAAAGAGGCAGAGCCCAGCAGCAAGAAGGATGAGACGGAGCTGACAGGCAGCGCCCTAGATAAAACCGAGCTGGAGAGAAGTCACCTCATGCT ACCTCTGGAGCGAGGGTGGCGTAAAGCCAAAGAAGGAACTCCAGGGCCACCAAAGGTGCCCTTGCGGCAGGAGGTGGTGAGTGTTAACGGACAGCGGCGAGGGCAGCGGATCGTTGTACCTGTCAAGAAGCTTTTTGCCCGGGAAAAGAGGCCTTATGGGTTGGGCATGGTAGGGAAGCTCACTAACCGCACCTACCGCAAGCGCATTGACAGCTACGTCAAGAGGCAGATAGAGGACATGGATGACCATAG GCCTTTTTTTACATACTGGATCACCTTTGTCCACTTGCTCATTACTATCTTGGCTGTATGCATCTATGGCATTGCACCAGTGGGCTTCTCCCAGCATGAGACGGTTGATTCT GTTTTAAGAAACAAAGGTGTGTATGAAAATGTCAAGTTTGTACAGCAGGAGAACTTCTGGATTGGGCCTAGCTCG GAAGCTCTGATCCACTTGGGGGCCAAATACTCTCCATGCATGCGGCAGGACAAGCAAGTGCATGATCTTATCAGGGAAAAGAGAGCTATCGAACGCAACTCTGCCTGCTGTGTGCGGAACGATCGCTCCGGCTGTGTCCAAACCTCAGAGGAGGAATGCTCG agTACTTTAGCTGTGTGGGTGAAGTGGCCGAGGCATTCCAGCACTCCCCAGTTAAATGGTAAAGACAGACAGCACGGCTCAGTGTGCCATCAGGATCCCAG GATATGTCTAGAGCCTGCCTCAGTATCACCTCATGAATggcctgatgacatcaccaagTGGCCA ATTTGTACCAGGTACAACACAGGGAACCACACCAACCTGCCTCATATAGACTGTACCATCACAGGCCGACCCTGCTGCATCGGAACCAAAGGGAG GTGTGAAATCACATCCCGGGAATATTGTGACTTCATGATGGGCTACTTTCATGAGGAAGCTACTCTCTGCTCTCAA GTGCACTGCATGGACGATGTGTGCGGACTGCTGCCTTTCCTCAATCCTGAGATCCCAGATCAGTTTTACAGGCTCTGGCTCTCACTTTTCCTACATGCTGG acagactcCCTCGCCAACAGCAGTACTTTGGTGCAGTTCAGACCTGTCAGTCAAGTCAGCACGAAGAGCTGACCTCACAGTTAAGAGGAGCGGGCTTCATCTTAATGATGTCTGTTATCCGTCTCCTGGGTAA
- the rhbdf1a gene encoding inactive rhomboid protein 1 isoform X1 has product MAEPRRESTSSLQRKKPPWLRLDIPTAQMSLDEPPTFVQPVKRQGFLRSISMPVETSHLQSPPRDFFDTRRPVLQRQSSITQTIKSRRVHFERINTVPIKGQRAARRSTRKHHSLSRTLLRGTADWFGVSKDGDATQKWQRKSLRHCSLRYGKLKPQVIREMDLPSQDNISLTSTETPPPLYVPSSQHGMQKIVDPLARGRAFRMVEEVDGYSVPQTPITPGAASLCSFTSSRSGLNRLPRRRKRESVAKMSFRAAAALVKGRSLRDSTLRRAQRRSFTPASFMEEDMVDFPDELDTSFFARDILMQEELSTFADEVFESPSEAAMKEAEPSSKKDETELTGSALDKTELERSHLMLPLERGWRKAKEGTPGPPKVPLRQEVVSVNGQRRGQRIVVPVKKLFAREKRPYGLGMVGKLTNRTYRKRIDSYVKRQIEDMDDHRPFFTYWITFVHLLITILAVCIYGIAPVGFSQHETVDSVLRNKGVYENVKFVQQENFWIGPSSEALIHLGAKYSPCMRQDKQVHDLIREKRAIERNSACCVRNDRSGCVQTSEEECSSTLAVWVKWPRHSSTPQLNGKDRQHGSVCHQDPRICLEPASVSPHEWPDDITKWPICTRYNTGNHTNLPHIDCTITGRPCCIGTKGRCEITSREYCDFMMGYFHEEATLCSQVHCMDDVCGLLPFLNPEIPDQFYRLWLSLFLHAGILHCLVSVAFQMTILRDLEKLAGWLRISIIYIISGITGNLASAIFLPYRAEVGPAGSQFGILACLFVELFQSWQILAQPWRAFTKLLCVVLFLFAFGLLPWIDNFAHICGFISGFFLSFAFLPYISFGRMDLYRKRCQIIVFLLVFVGLFSGLVVLFYVYPIKCEWCELLTCIPFTDKFCEKYDLNAHLH; this is encoded by the exons TTTGTTCAG CCGGTGAAGAGGCAGGGGTTCCTGCGCAGTATCAGCATGCCAGTGGAGACCTCTCACCTCCAGTCCCCGCCACGCGATTTCTTTGACACCCGACGGCCTGTCTTACAACGTCAGTCATCCATCACTCAGACCATAAAGAG CAGGAGGGTGCACTTTGAGCGGATTAACACGGTGCCCATTAAGGGCCAGCGAGCTGCTCGCCGCAGCACCAGGAAACACCACTCGCTGTCCAGAACCCTGCTCAG GGGCACAGCGGACTGGTTTGGGGTCAGTAAGGACGGTGATGCCACACAGAAATGGCAGAGGAAGAGCCTGCGACACTGCAGCCTGCGCTATGGAAAGCTGAAACCACAGGTCATCCGGGAGATGGATCTGCCCAGCCAGGACAACATCTCCTTAACCAGCACGGAGACCCCTCCTCCTCTATATGTCCCCTCCTCACAGCATGGCATGCAAAAG ATTGTGGACCCACTGGCACGAGGACGAGCCTTTCGTATGGTCGAGGAGGTGGACGGCTACAGTGTGCCTCAGACCCCCATCACCCCTGGAGCCGCCTCGCTTTGCTCCTTCACCAGCTCCCGCTCAGGTCTCAACCGACTGCCTCGCCGACGCAAGAGGGAATCTGTGGCAAAGATGAGCTTCAGGGCTGCAGCAGCTCTAGTCAAG GGGCGCTCATTACGGGACAGCACACTAAGACGGGCCCAAAGACGAAGCTTCACTCCTGCCAGCTTCATGGAGGAGGATATGGTCGACTTTCCTGATGAACTGGACACATCTTTCTTTGCCAGA GACATTCTCATGCAGGAGGAGTTGTCCACGTTTGCTGACGAGGTTTTTGAGTCACCGTCTGAGGCAGCCATGAAAGAGGCAGAGCCCAGCAGCAAGAAGGATGAGACGGAGCTGACAGGCAGCGCCCTAGATAAAACCGAGCTGGAGAGAAGTCACCTCATGCT ACCTCTGGAGCGAGGGTGGCGTAAAGCCAAAGAAGGAACTCCAGGGCCACCAAAGGTGCCCTTGCGGCAGGAGGTGGTGAGTGTTAACGGACAGCGGCGAGGGCAGCGGATCGTTGTACCTGTCAAGAAGCTTTTTGCCCGGGAAAAGAGGCCTTATGGGTTGGGCATGGTAGGGAAGCTCACTAACCGCACCTACCGCAAGCGCATTGACAGCTACGTCAAGAGGCAGATAGAGGACATGGATGACCATAG GCCTTTTTTTACATACTGGATCACCTTTGTCCACTTGCTCATTACTATCTTGGCTGTATGCATCTATGGCATTGCACCAGTGGGCTTCTCCCAGCATGAGACGGTTGATTCT GTTTTAAGAAACAAAGGTGTGTATGAAAATGTCAAGTTTGTACAGCAGGAGAACTTCTGGATTGGGCCTAGCTCG GAAGCTCTGATCCACTTGGGGGCCAAATACTCTCCATGCATGCGGCAGGACAAGCAAGTGCATGATCTTATCAGGGAAAAGAGAGCTATCGAACGCAACTCTGCCTGCTGTGTGCGGAACGATCGCTCCGGCTGTGTCCAAACCTCAGAGGAGGAATGCTCG agTACTTTAGCTGTGTGGGTGAAGTGGCCGAGGCATTCCAGCACTCCCCAGTTAAATGGTAAAGACAGACAGCACGGCTCAGTGTGCCATCAGGATCCCAG GATATGTCTAGAGCCTGCCTCAGTATCACCTCATGAATggcctgatgacatcaccaagTGGCCA ATTTGTACCAGGTACAACACAGGGAACCACACCAACCTGCCTCATATAGACTGTACCATCACAGGCCGACCCTGCTGCATCGGAACCAAAGGGAG GTGTGAAATCACATCCCGGGAATATTGTGACTTCATGATGGGCTACTTTCATGAGGAAGCTACTCTCTGCTCTCAA GTGCACTGCATGGACGATGTGTGCGGACTGCTGCCTTTCCTCAATCCTGAGATCCCAGATCAGTTTTACAGGCTCTGGCTCTCACTTTTCCTACATGCTGG GATCCTTCACTGCCTGGTGTCGGTGGCTTTCCAGATGACCATCTTGAGGGACTTGGAGAAGCTGGCGGGCTGGCTGCGCATCTCAATCATTTATATCATCAGTGGCATCACTGGCAACTTAGCCTCTGCCATCTTCCTGCCCTACAGAGCAGAG GTGGGGCCAGCCGGCTCTCAGTTTGGGATCCTGGCCTGCTTATTCGTGGAGTTGTTCCAGAGCTGGCAGATCCTGGCTCAGCCCTGGAGGGCCTTCACCAAGCTGCTGTGTGTGGTGCTCTTCCTTTTTGCCTTTGGGCTGTTGCCCTGGATCGACAATTTTGCCCACATTTGTGGCTTCATCTCCGGCTTCTTCCTGTCATTCGCCTTCTTACCCTACATCAGCTTCGGCCGCATGGACCTGTACCGAAAACGCTGTCAGATCATCGTCTTCCTGCTGGTGTTTGTCGGGCTCTTTTCAGGCCTAGTGGTGCTCTTCTATGTCTACCCAATCAAGTGTGAATGGTGCGAGTTACTCACCTGCATCCCCTTCACGGACAAATTCTGCGAGAAGTACGACCTCAACGCTCACCTTCACTGA